Part of the Lates calcarifer isolate ASB-BC8 linkage group LG6, TLL_Latcal_v3, whole genome shotgun sequence genome, CCCTCTCCTTCCTGGCCACCACCTGTAGCCAGGCCTGGCAGGTGGGAGGCACAATGGGCTCAGAAGGTTCCCAGTTCCCCTACGAGGGAACCGTCAGTTCCACATCGGGAATGTTCCAGCTCTGGAGCAATGACATGGCACCCAGCACGGCCCTCAGCACACACCAGATGACCTTCACTGTGCCCAAGGTGCAGTTCCCTGGACACATGCAGTCTGGCCTGggtcaccatcatcatcacccccaccatcaccaccacgAGCTGCCTCTCACCCCTCCAGCTGAACCTCCCTCATCCTACTCCTTCGAACTGTCCCCTGTTAAAGTCTTGTCCTCGCAGCCGCAGACCAGCGGCCCCTATTATCCCCAGCACAACAGTGTGGGACAAAACTTCCCCAGCTTCCTCCAGAACTCCTCAGCTAGGCATCACCTGCCTGGAGGCCATGTGGAGGAAGGGCAGCAATGGTGGAGTCTACCCCAAACCAATGCCACCCCCTCCAACCATCCCTTCTCCCTGGGCAGACAGCTTGTTTTGGGCCACCAGCCCCAGATAGCCGCTCTTCTCCAGGGCACCTCCAAGGGGCTGCTGAGCTCCACGCGCCGCTGCCGACGTTGCAAATGCCCCAACTGCCAGGCGAATGGCGGGGGGTTAGAGTTTGGAAAGAAGAGACTACACATCTGCCACATCCCAGAGTGTGGCAAAGTGTACAAGAAGACCTCTCACCTGAAGGCGCATCTGCGCTGGCATGCTGGGGAGAGGCCCTTCATCTGTAACTGGCTCTTTTGTGGCAAAAGCTTCACCCGTTCAGACGAGCTGCAGCGGCACctccgcacacacacaggggagaaGCGCTTTGGGTGCCAGCAGTGCGGCAAGAGGTTCATGAGGAGTGACCACCTGTCCAAACATGTCAAGACCCACCAGACCAGGAAGAGTCGGTCTGGGCAGCCTTCACAGAGCACGGACCCCCTGCTCACCAATATCAAGAGAGAGTAATCTCTGTGGTCCATCATTTAGAAATGATAATCAACAAtgaacagactgtgtgtgattTACACTTGCTGCCATAGGTTTGCACTAGAGGGTAAGCATCAAGCTCCCCGAACATCTTCCGTTGTCAAATCCAAATTTTTGACTTCAAGTAGTACCATAAAAATATAGAGACCATTTTTAATAAAAGTAATAGTGTGCTGTTTGAGGCAAGCCACCTTTAAAGAAAACTTGAAACCCTTGTCAGTGACATCGTGAGTGTTTTGCTGCATTCATTGGACTTTTCAAGATGCCACGCGAACAGATTTCACTTGGAACAACACTGATTTTATGCCTTTAACAATTGGTTTCAAATTTCAACTGATgtgaaaatcaaacatttttcaagcctcatgatgtaaatattttgtcCATGTGAAGGATGTGGGAGGCGTGAGCAAATTTCCACAAGGTTTACCTTAGAATTTAGTCCAAACGAATATgctcaaaataaatgaatgcctTAGTACAGTAAAAGGTTGCTGTATAAAATTATAATTTCTGCTTTGAACAGGTTCAGGATGGAAAAAATACCTGTGATGCTGTTggtaattagatttttattccAAAAGATATCCTAATTTGTCTGCTTCAAGGTAGGGATcttttttgaaatgtaaacatgAGAATCTTTGATCTACAGATTTATCTCATCTGCTCTTAAGCAGCAATGTGAAGCACCATTGCTCCAGATtagtaaacatttaaaaattttaaGTTCTTTGTAAATTATGTATAAATATCATGAACAATTTTATTGGGGTTATTTCCGCATGTAAATTTTAATAAACACTGTCCTGGCTGAAACAATTTTACCGTTCTAATGATGTTATTTTCTTACatcttgacattttgtgactgaTTGTGAAGTAAATATCTGTGACTGACAGTGAGCATCAATGGTTTTAACCTTCTTACCAGCTCATCcaataaatgtgtgaatttcTAAGAATGCCCTAGTGCCCTTAAAGAcctaacattttatttaaatggtGATTCGATTGCATTCAGAGTACAAATGCTGCTCATTGTGCTGTTGGTGTGAAGGAAGAAGCTCCTAAAGAAGACCTAACATGGTAGGCTGTTCAAAGATTTTCACACCTCAGTGTAAATACCCATCCCATTGATGGGGCTGTTTGTCTCGCCTGCTCCAATCAAGTTCACAGTCATGTGGTTTTTAAtgagtgttttctttctctcaatgGGAAAGATTGAGTCAACAGATGCAACAGAGGGCACTGGAGAGGAATTCCCTGTGAATGGGACCCCTGTTGCTGAGACCCCCTCAGTGGTGACAGGAACTCCCTTTGATTTTGCACCCTTGTGAAAGTTAATACCCCTTTCACCCCCTCCTTCCGCAGCCTCCATATATCACAGCCGTGTTACGATCGGCCCTGTTTTACTGCCCAAAATGGGGCTTTATTCATAGACCAGCCAACCAGATGTCTGCTCATCCAGGggtttcttctctttgttttcaatCCTGTTTGAACTTTCTCCAAAGGGGGGATGCCGAAGGAAGCAAAAATACTTTgcctttgtctttgtcagttGTCCCACAGTGGAGTCTGGGGACctccacagcagaaaaaaatacttcaaTTTCACTACTAGTTGAACTaataagaaataaacacactgtgagAACACATAAGGATGACCATATTGATCAAATATTTCCATAAAGTGGTTACAAGGCACTTACAGTATAAAATCCACTGAAAAAAATAGGCTTAGCCATTAAATGTTTACAGGGTTATTTTTATCAGTAGATTTTGTAGAGAAGCACAAAGACTTCACTCAACTTCAAAAAGACACTTTTTATTTGATATGATACAACAGTTTCTACTCAGTCAAACATGGCATTAACCAACCCTCTCATGGTTTTATGTCCTTGCTTCTGGTTCTCTGTAGTGGCATTCCTTTGTGTGACATGCAGAACTGCCTGATCAGTAACTCCTGTGAAAACCCACTGGTTCACATTAACTGCAAACTAAAGATGCAGATTCTGTGAGATGGTCTAGCTCACCTAACGTCTCACCTTTCAGTTTATTATGattgatttattgttgtttgttgggCAAATTATCAAGCAGCTTCAATGTTAGCACTGAAACATGAGGACTATTGATCTTTGGTGCAGCTGTATGATCCAACTAAACTGGAAATGAAAGCCTTGTGGGGACCTCTACTGGCCACAAAAAGAACTGACCTGATAATGACAGGATAGCTTCATCCGTTCTCCTCTTTTTTGTCACCTAGGCATTACAATCCAGATAGTAAAACAGATATCTCGATTGTTTTGTAAGAGTAGTGGCAAACTGAACTGTGGAGTATGAGCATGAAATGTTTGAGTGGTGAGCTGCGGTTGTTTTTGGCACTGTTGTCTGAGAAAGGGGGTGcatgcagatttgtcagcatCACTCTGTTTATCCAGCAACGTATTATCCTTCATTTCAACTAGCTGGAACAGTAACATTTCTTGGCATACCAGGGTCATTATTCATCTTACAAGTGAAAATGTATGATTGCCTTTATGGTATGCACTGCACAGTATTTAACCCATGAGGGCACAAGCTAACAGAGATTATAGAAATGGTGCACAGCCTTGACATGACAACAGTGGACTAATAAAACAATCAATATCAGTTTAAACCAAAGCATTTGTAAGGACACGTGTCCCCAAAATCTACTCCGGCTTGGAAAGAAAGATCTGTGTAAAGTAGCATTGTGCCAGTCAATCACCAAGGAGATGTTGCTTGCAACACTTTGGGTCAGCACAGCAGTCCCTTTGAATGCACCTATCCAGCAACTCCTCTGGAGTTGCCCAAAGAGCAAGAAGTATTCAGAAGTGACGTCATACCCACATAGAACCTCCAGGGGGCTCCCTCACGCCTTTTTTGTCCAGATCAAACGAGAGCCGGTCAAACAGAATAAGAGAGCTTGGGGGCTCTCAACACTGTGGCAAGAAAGAAAGTTCTTCACTTTCAGATGAAATTCGAGCGAGTAAAGTCCTTGCGGCATGTCCACATCAAGTGTTCTGCCTTTCCCGTTCTTGTCAACATAAACAGCAAACTCAGTTGTCAGCAGGGGAATGACAAAGTATATTTATGTAGCTGTACTTTTCCTCATAATggggcatcaaaaaaaaaaaaaaaaaaaatcaagaaaaaacgttaaaaaaaacttaatcaAGAAAATTTACTAGAGGGTACAAGAAGAGCCACTGGCACTCCTTGCACACTCTCATGCACTCAAACACTTCCACACATAATTGCATAAACATACATTCAGGCACACACGTAACTCCAGTGACCGCCCCAATTAGGAATGGATATTTCATCATCAAACAAATTCCCCTTGCCCtttgaaagagagaagagtATGGTATACAAACTCTCAAAAAGGTAAAAAGCAGAAATTGTCATAACACTGAGTGTccactgagtgtttttttttttttttcactctgagCCCAGTAACATCCCACTGGGTGCTGTTCATGTACACTGTAGGTGGCCAAGGCTCAATGCCTCCCTTTAAATGGCTCTCTAAAAACAGGAGCAAAGTTATTTTATAGTTGCAGCCCATAATTCCTTCATGTGGTCCCTCAGGTTCCTTCATTATACTCCAGAAATCATTGTTGAACCAGGTAAGGGTCCAGCCTGGCATAAACAGACAGTAGAcaagtcttcttgtctccaCAGCTTGTAGCATTAGCTGCTGTCCTCCTGACCCAGGAGACATTTAGCGTGAGAGTTCATAGGTCATCCTCAGCTAGCTGAGCCAGGTTGCTGGGACGTCGTCCAGCTGAGGGACCTGACAGTGGGCCGTGGCTCCCAGAGTCAACAGCCTGACCCCTTCGGCagccctctcctgctctctgctgggGAGAGAGGGAACATTCATCACACAGCTATAAAGTATAGCACTCATAAATCAACTAATACAACATCACTCTCACTTTTGCACTAGACAAGAACAGTATAGGCCTCTCTTGTAGTTTCTTTCCTCACAACCTACCGGCCAAGCATTTGagagaaaatttgaaaaaaaggaGCATATcagcaatttttcatttacaACGTCAGTCTAACAAAATACATTGGCCCAAGTTGTATCCATTCACTCCAGCACAAGTATGGGAAATGATTATCTGCCTTTGATAGGCATCTTTCTCTGACTTCCTCATCTGGTTCAgtctgcttcctgtttgttATGTGCCAAGCCTATCAATCTtgagcaaacagagaaagaagtggAGAACAACAACTTCAGGCCTGTCAACATGGTCCCACTGTGGATAAGAGCCCACTGATGACAACAGGGGGACACGTCACTAATGGTAACATGGAGCCCAACAACAGGATGCTCCTATTGTTGCCTGGCCAGATGGTTAAAATGTCTAAGTAAAGacagagaggtttttttttttctttttaatttcaaatgtaTATTCTGTGTAAAACACTCAGATGATGGAAATCCCTTTTGTTGTATTCAACTACCTGAAACAACCGTCGTCTCTCAGAAATATCCagatttttatcatttcttttttcatccaATAGGGGGAGAAATAACTCTTCTTATGGCTCAACAAATCCCCTTGCTCTATGTGTGTCTAAACAAATGGTTGCCATTAACTCAAGTCTTTCATcttttaattaacattaatgagCGCATTGGAATTATTGTTAGACGTTGTACAATGGTCCATTATTTACCCAGTGGTTAGCTTCCTGTGGCTTGTTTTGTTATTAATTTCCCCAATGCTGCTGTTGAATAATGACTGCTAGACATCCCAAGAGCACAATATTCAACTAT contains:
- the sp5l gene encoding sp5 transcription factor-like, which codes for MAALTIQRTDNFLHTFLQDRTPSSSPEGAPNALSFLATTCSQAWQVGGTMGSEGSQFPYEGTVSSTSGMFQLWSNDMAPSTALSTHQMTFTVPKVQFPGHMQSGLGHHHHHPHHHHHELPLTPPAEPPSSYSFELSPVKVLSSQPQTSGPYYPQHNSVGQNFPSFLQNSSARHHLPGGHVEEGQQWWSLPQTNATPSNHPFSLGRQLVLGHQPQIAALLQGTSKGLLSSTRRCRRCKCPNCQANGGGLEFGKKRLHICHIPECGKVYKKTSHLKAHLRWHAGERPFICNWLFCGKSFTRSDELQRHLRTHTGEKRFGCQQCGKRFMRSDHLSKHVKTHQTRKSRSGQPSQSTDPLLTNIKRE